In Mastomys coucha isolate ucsf_1 unplaced genomic scaffold, UCSF_Mcou_1 pScaffold5, whole genome shotgun sequence, one genomic interval encodes:
- the Tcte3 gene encoding tctex1 domain-containing protein 3, whose translation MERRGRMSKAPSTQTHQSPVSSKKERRPSMFEKESYAQILKERLRESFHDVQYVEPPFDDSIADLGKEWKSALAKLKFANSYRMEPLKKFQAHSVETKIQQILKDSLKDVKYDDKVFSHLSLELADRILAAVKEFAYHRYKFIIKVLFIQKTGQAINIASRWIWDVAWDNWVEAKHETESYLALVLVFALYCE comes from the exons ATGGAGCGGCGAGGCCGAATGTCGAAGGCGCCCTCCACCCAAACGCATCAATCCCCGGTGTCgtctaagaaagaaaggaggccTAGCATGTTCGAGAAGGAGTCA tATGCACAGATCTTAAAAGAAAGACTGAGAGAGTCTTTTCATGATGTTCAGTATGTGGAACCTCCATTTGATGATTCAATTGCTGATTTAGGCAAAGAATGGAAAAGTGCCCTGGCAAAATTAAAGTTTGCTAATTCGTATAGAATGGAACCATTGAAGAAATTTCAAGCACATTCCGTAGAAACTAAAATCCAGCAGATATTAAAG gacagtcTTAAAGATGTCAAATATGATGACAAAGTCTTCTCTCACTTGTCACTTGAATTGGCAGATCGAATATTGGCAGCAGTCAAAGAATTTGCATACCATcgttataaatttattataaaagtatTGTTTATTCAAAAGACTGGTCAAGCAATAAAT ATTGCCAGCAGATGGATCTGGGATGTGGCATGGGACAACTGGGTAGAAGCTAAACATGAAACAGAGTCTTACTTGGCATTGGTTTTGGTGTTTGCTCTCTATTGCGAATAG